The genomic interval CAGTTACGGCGATACTCGCCGCCTTGAGCAGCAGTTTGCTGCGGCTGAGGAAGCCTATAGACAGGCACTGGCCGTCTATGAGGCTCAACGAGACTACTACGGCGCTGTCGATGCTTTGAGTGGCCTCGCCCAGCTCTGTCTGGAACAATGGCGGCTTGCTGAGGCCGCCGATCTCTTCGGCGAGGTCATCCGGCGCTCGCTGGAGTTAGAGTATGAGCTGGGGCAGGCCGATGGGAACCTCGGACTGGCCGCGGTGGCTCTGGCCAATAACCAGCTCGAACAGGCGCTGGCCAGCGCGCAGCGCGCTCAGCAGGTCTACGAGGATAAGCGCAACGCGCTGGGGCTGGCCCAGGCTCTGCGCTTGTTGGGCGAGATTAATCTCCGCCGCGGACAGCTGGCTTATGCCACGTCGCAGGTGCAGCGCGCCTTGCGCACGTATCAGGCGCTTGCCCGCCGCCCCGGCACAGCAGAGGCTCAGCTCTGCCTGGCCGAGATCCTGCGGCGGCGCGGCCAGCTGGAGCGAGCCGTGGAAACCTTCACTGCGGCCCACGAGCAGGCCCACCTGTCCACAAACGCTCTCCTGCCAAATCAGGCGCTGCTGGGCCTTGGCGATATCTATCGCCAGCGTGGCCAGACAACCCGCGCTCATGAAGTCTATCAGGAAGCCGCCATACGGGCCACCCAGTTGGCCGAGCCGTTCCGCTCCTATGGTCTGGCAGCAGCTACCCTGCGCCAGGCGCGGCTGGCTATCGCCGGCGGCTCGCTCAAGACCGCCTGGGAGCAGCTCAATCAGGTCCGCCCTCACCTGGAGTCAGGCTCTGCTCAGCATGCGCGCCTTGCCCCACTGCTGGCCCTGGCTGAGGGAGAGTGGTATCTGACGCTGGGCGAGCCTGCACGCGCCGAGGGCCGTTTCAGCGAGGCGCGTCAGCGGGCCGAGATGCTCCAGGAGCCGCTGCTGGCCGCCGAGGCCCTGCTGGCCCTGGCTCGTGCCTATCTGGCTCGCAGCGAGCTGGAAGCCGCTTCGCTGACTTACACGGAGGCCGAACGGCAGTTCCAGCAGCTGGAAAATCCCGTCGGCACGGCAGCCGCTACCCTGGGAAGCGCTCAGGTCTTGATCGGTCAGCAGCGCTGGTCAGAGGCAATCGAACGCTGCGAGGCCGCTCTGACTCGCTTCGAGCAGAATGAGGATCTCACCGGTCAGGCCGAAACCCTGCTGGCTCTGGGCCTGGCTCGCCGCAATAGTGAACAGCTTGATGAGGCCTGGGCCAACTTTGAGGCCGCTCTACGGCTCTATCAGCAACAGGGTCAGCCCCTGGGCGAGTCGGATGCTCGCTATGAGCGCGCCGGCGTGCTGCTGACCCAGGGGCGGCTCGATGAGGCGGCAGATGAGCTGCAGCAGGCGATCGCTCTCGTGGAGCAGGTACGCCAGACGCTGCCCAGTCCTGAGCAGTGGACGCCCCCATTCATGCGCCAGTATGCCGCGCTCTACGCTCAGGCGGCAATTACCGAGGTGCGCCGTAATCGGGAACAGCAGGCCCGGACATTGTTGGATGCCTATGTGCGCCTGGCCGGTTCACATGAGCTGCTGGAGCAGCTGAAAGCCTATGAAGAGAGCATTCCTACTGGGGGAGAGCACTTGAGCGAGGAGGCTATCGGGGCGAATAAGGATCTGCTGAAACGCCTCCGCCAGCTACGAAAGGGGTTGGCCTCATAGGAGAGGCCCGACGACTGGCAAGGCAGACTGACCTCTCGACCGCCAGGCCAGGCCAGGTCAGGTTGAACCAGCCAGGAGCTGGCCAAAAACTGGAAACAGATGGGAGGCCAGACTTGATACCTTGCCAGTCGGCTCCAAACACCGTATTATCTAGCTAGCAAGACAAGAGTCGAACAGGCCACGAGCAACGGGAGGAGACTATGGATTTGCGCTTCTTGCGTGGTGACCCCCAGGCACCCAAGGGACATGCGATCTTTTTCGCCCGC from Thermogemmatispora onikobensis carries:
- a CDS encoding tetratricopeptide repeat protein; translation: MTTQDISVAHQRLREGVDALNEGKLDKAAEAFSDAEVRFRLAGDYRHAGDSRMLLAEVQQQNNLIDSAIISYSRARNYYRQAEQPQSEAGATMALGHLERQRAHLDLAQQAYEEAGALYQQQRSVRGQGNVWLALGHLELQRGHIAEAAAYYQQALTAFQEAGEVITEADARRSYGDTRRLEQQFAAAEEAYRQALAVYEAQRDYYGAVDALSGLAQLCLEQWRLAEAADLFGEVIRRSLELEYELGQADGNLGLAAVALANNQLEQALASAQRAQQVYEDKRNALGLAQALRLLGEINLRRGQLAYATSQVQRALRTYQALARRPGTAEAQLCLAEILRRRGQLERAVETFTAAHEQAHLSTNALLPNQALLGLGDIYRQRGQTTRAHEVYQEAAIRATQLAEPFRSYGLAAATLRQARLAIAGGSLKTAWEQLNQVRPHLESGSAQHARLAPLLALAEGEWYLTLGEPARAEGRFSEARQRAEMLQEPLLAAEALLALARAYLARSELEAASLTYTEAERQFQQLENPVGTAAATLGSAQVLIGQQRWSEAIERCEAALTRFEQNEDLTGQAETLLALGLARRNSEQLDEAWANFEAALRLYQQQGQPLGESDARYERAGVLLTQGRLDEAADELQQAIALVEQVRQTLPSPEQWTPPFMRQYAALYAQAAITEVRRNREQQARTLLDAYVRLAGSHELLEQLKAYEESIPTGGEHLSEEAIGANKDLLKRLRQLRKGLAS